The following are from one region of the Mixophyes fleayi isolate aMixFle1 chromosome 7, aMixFle1.hap1, whole genome shotgun sequence genome:
- the MAFK gene encoding transcription factor MafK isoform X2: MTTNLKPNKALKVKKEAGENAPVLSDDELVSMSVRELNQHLRGLSKEDIIRLKQRRRTLKNRGYAASCRVKRVTQKEELERQRVELQQEVDKLARENSSMKLELDALRSKYEALQTFARTVARGPITPTKVATTSVITIVKSADISASIPFSAAS, translated from the exons ATGACGACTAATCTCAAACCAAACAAGGCATTAAAG GTAAAGAAGGAGGCGGGAGAGAACGCCCCAGTGTTAAGTGACGATGAACTCGTGTCCATGTCGGTGCGGGAGCTAAACCAGCACCTCCGAGGTCTCTCTAAAGAGGATATCATCCGCTTAAAGCAGCGTAGGCGCACTCTCAAAAACCGTGGCTACGCCGCCAGCTGCCGAGTAAAACGTGTCACTCAGAAAGAGGAGCTGGAGAGGCAGCGAGTGGAGTTGCAACAAGAAGTGGATAAGCTGGCGCGGGAGAACTCCAGCATGAAGCTTGAGTTAGATGCTCTACGTTCCAAATACGAAGCCCTCCAGACCTTTGCCCGCACAGTCGCCAGAGGCCCCATCACCCCGACCAAGGTTGCCACCACCAGTGTCATCACCATCGTGAAGTCTGCTGACATATCGGCATCCATACCGTTCTCTGCGGCATCCTAG
- the MAFK gene encoding transcription factor MafK isoform X1, giving the protein MSLQGTELPPAYLHFKRRARSQSLYQVKKEAGENAPVLSDDELVSMSVRELNQHLRGLSKEDIIRLKQRRRTLKNRGYAASCRVKRVTQKEELERQRVELQQEVDKLARENSSMKLELDALRSKYEALQTFARTVARGPITPTKVATTSVITIVKSADISASIPFSAAS; this is encoded by the exons ATGTCTTTACAGGGAACGGAGCTTCCTCCAGCTTATTTACACTTTAAGCGCCGTGCCAGGTCACAGTCTCTCTACCAG GTAAAGAAGGAGGCGGGAGAGAACGCCCCAGTGTTAAGTGACGATGAACTCGTGTCCATGTCGGTGCGGGAGCTAAACCAGCACCTCCGAGGTCTCTCTAAAGAGGATATCATCCGCTTAAAGCAGCGTAGGCGCACTCTCAAAAACCGTGGCTACGCCGCCAGCTGCCGAGTAAAACGTGTCACTCAGAAAGAGGAGCTGGAGAGGCAGCGAGTGGAGTTGCAACAAGAAGTGGATAAGCTGGCGCGGGAGAACTCCAGCATGAAGCTTGAGTTAGATGCTCTACGTTCCAAATACGAAGCCCTCCAGACCTTTGCCCGCACAGTCGCCAGAGGCCCCATCACCCCGACCAAGGTTGCCACCACCAGTGTCATCACCATCGTGAAGTCTGCTGACATATCGGCATCCATACCGTTCTCTGCGGCATCCTAG
- the MAFK gene encoding transcription factor MafK isoform X3 encodes MSVRELNQHLRGLSKEDIIRLKQRRRTLKNRGYAASCRVKRVTQKEELERQRVELQQEVDKLARENSSMKLELDALRSKYEALQTFARTVARGPITPTKVATTSVITIVKSADISASIPFSAAS; translated from the coding sequence ATGTCGGTGCGGGAGCTAAACCAGCACCTCCGAGGTCTCTCTAAAGAGGATATCATCCGCTTAAAGCAGCGTAGGCGCACTCTCAAAAACCGTGGCTACGCCGCCAGCTGCCGAGTAAAACGTGTCACTCAGAAAGAGGAGCTGGAGAGGCAGCGAGTGGAGTTGCAACAAGAAGTGGATAAGCTGGCGCGGGAGAACTCCAGCATGAAGCTTGAGTTAGATGCTCTACGTTCCAAATACGAAGCCCTCCAGACCTTTGCCCGCACAGTCGCCAGAGGCCCCATCACCCCGACCAAGGTTGCCACCACCAGTGTCATCACCATCGTGAAGTCTGCTGACATATCGGCATCCATACCGTTCTCTGCGGCATCCTAG